From Deltaproteobacteria bacterium, a single genomic window includes:
- a CDS encoding ATP-binding protein produces the protein MFQRSINLSKSHSFFLFGPRGTGKSTLLDRFFEPEESVVLNLLDFELANELASYPNNLLNRLAPYAGKRAWVVIDEVQKAPPLLDLVHKFIKEKRFKFALTGSSARKLKRGAANLLAGRAFIYHLFPLTVTELQARFSLDEALKFGTLPEIFNFENESDKASFLKAYSKTYLKEEIMTEQIVRNLPPFRRFLDVAAQMNTGVISYSNIARDIHSDPKTVSGYYDILEDTLLGIRLPAYHTSIRKQQKKASKFYLFDTGVARALAGQVDYDLVPRSFEYGQLFEAFIINEIHRRLTYQGKQFKLSYLRVKEDLEIDLIIERGKLAPTLVEIKSANRVDERHAKGLLTLGSDFKSPKQYLISNDPDQKRFSTVSACPWAEAIDRIVSDA, from the coding sequence GTGTTCCAAAGATCAATCAACCTATCGAAATCGCACTCTTTTTTTTTGTTCGGACCAAGAGGAACCGGAAAATCGACCCTCTTAGATCGTTTTTTCGAGCCCGAAGAAAGTGTGGTGTTGAATTTGCTGGATTTTGAACTTGCCAACGAACTGGCAAGCTATCCCAATAATCTGCTGAACCGTCTCGCCCCCTACGCGGGTAAAAGGGCCTGGGTGGTGATTGATGAAGTCCAAAAGGCGCCCCCGTTGTTGGACCTGGTGCATAAGTTTATCAAAGAAAAACGGTTCAAATTTGCCCTGACCGGTTCAAGCGCCAGAAAACTGAAACGGGGCGCGGCGAATCTTTTGGCCGGAAGGGCCTTTATTTACCATTTGTTTCCACTGACGGTGACTGAGCTGCAAGCCCGATTTTCTCTTGATGAAGCGCTGAAGTTCGGAACACTTCCGGAGATTTTTAATTTCGAAAATGAATCGGATAAAGCGAGCTTCTTAAAGGCTTACTCCAAGACCTATCTCAAGGAAGAGATAATGACGGAACAAATTGTTCGCAATCTGCCGCCGTTTCGCCGTTTTCTGGACGTTGCGGCCCAAATGAATACCGGCGTTATCAGTTATTCCAATATCGCGCGGGATATTCATTCCGATCCGAAAACCGTGAGCGGGTATTACGATATATTAGAGGATACCCTGCTCGGAATCAGACTTCCCGCCTACCACACGTCCATCCGAAAACAGCAAAAAAAAGCTTCAAAATTTTATCTGTTTGACACGGGTGTTGCGCGAGCTTTGGCCGGACAGGTTGATTACGATTTGGTCCCACGGAGCTTTGAATACGGACAATTGTTTGAGGCATTTATTATCAATGAGATTCATCGTCGCCTCACCTACCAAGGCAAGCAATTTAAGCTGTCCTACTTGCGGGTCAAGGAAGACCTGGAGATCGATTTGATTATCGAACGTGGAAAATTGGCTCCAACATTGGTAGAAATCAAGTCCGCGAACAGGGTAGACGAACGTCACGCAAAGGGACTTCTGACACTGGGGAGTGATTTTAAATCACCCAAACAATATTTAATCTCGAATGATCCGGATCAAAAGCGTTTCTCAACTGTTTCAGCCTGTCCATGGGCTGAGGCGATCGATCGTATCGTAAGTGACGCGTAA